AATGGCAACATCGACACCAAGCAGCTCAATTCCACGGGTAACCTGAATGTTAAACATAATTTAGATTAGTTGAGTAATTACATCGAACACATAGTGTGCGCTCTCCATTTCACATACCACATTCAAAAAATCACAACATCGACAATTCTACGATCGACCCAGTAAGTGAAAAAGCAAACCCAAACAAATTGAGGAACCAGAAATTTCAATAATACCTTGAGAATGGATGATTAGGCTTAATCTGGGAGAAATAGCTTGATTTCAAAGGAGAAATGTTCTGTAATGAAGAGTTAGATACATTCTTTGATTTAAGAGATAAAGATGGTAAGTGAGTTGATAATCTAGAGAGAGTTCTTGAAGTAGCCATTTATCAAGGGTTTAAGCAATTGCTAGGGTTTGCAGAGTCGTTGAACTAGAAGAAAGACAGGAGAGAAAGCTACGCGTGCTTAACATGCACCTGATGCGCATTGCGCCACGATTCTCATGTGTTTGGTTCTGGATTTAGGACTACTCCAGTGTGTGGATAGCAATAAACCAGATTTTTAGCACTAGCGGTTTGATTTAAAGCTAAAATTCACTATATAAATGAATGTCTATTTTAgaataggcctaatcactcaaaaaaccctcaccgttaaactttttttcagttttatcccgacgttgaaaatttgtcaattttacccatttttaaattttctattttcaattgtaccccaatattttaatttttgttaatttttttacttaaataatgaaatcattcaattaattaagtctaaacatgaaattaaattcttttttattcaaaaaagtacaaataagtcctttatttttaaaagagttaaatgcaaattcatacaccaactttgatctaatttgcaattacaacataaacttttaaacttggcaatgtcggtaactaactttcatttcttggcaaattggtataccgaccaatcataaaatGACAAATGACggtttattacaatgtccacgttagtgttttttgagtttggtgtatcgattttccaaaagtgtaaagttggttactgacattgccaagtttcaaagtttatgttgtaattgtaaattaggtcaaagttggtgtatgaatttgcatttaaccctttttaaaaactaactaaaaaccataatcaaattaacactaatttaaattcttaattaatttaactaaatttaaataaattttaaaaatatacaatcaatatatgcgagacatggagaatgttttaaacaaatttccaaacgcaaaagacgttaatttaatttttcagggtacaattgaaacacaaaaatgcaaaatagagtaaaattgacaaattttcaacgtcggggtatgattgaaaaggggttaaaaggtcggagtttttttaagacattaggcctttagAATATATCTCTGTCAAGCATATATAATTTTGTTGAAATTATAAATAAGtagaataatatttttgaaataaatcaaacataatcaatgtgaattttattaaataaatttttaaaaatcatgaaatttatcTCGTAGTACTAATTAAACTATcacacaaaaatatttaaattttatttatttaataaatttagaaaagttttatgtttatttaaataaaatatatgttgttttcatattttaattaatttttaagttaTCAATTATATCTTGATTtcaaaaattttatttattatattttatattatatatttggctataattggaataaaatcttcaaattagatttaataaataa
This region of Mercurialis annua linkage group LG1-X, ddMerAnnu1.2, whole genome shotgun sequence genomic DNA includes:
- the LOC126676413 gene encoding protein NONRESPONDING TO OXYLIPINS 2, mitochondrial isoform X2, coding for MATSRTLSRLSTHLPSLSLKSKNVSNSSLQNISPLKSSYFSQIKPNHPFSRLPVELSCLVSMLPLHSTIASARLTSLLPIESQTWGLVPQGKSMPL
- the LOC126676413 gene encoding protein NONRESPONDING TO OXYLIPINS 2, mitochondrial isoform X1, whose translation is MATSRTLSRLSTHLPSLSLKSKNVSNSSLQNISPLKSSYFSQIKPNHPFSRLPVELSCLVSMLPLHSTIASARLTSLLPIESQTWGLVPQECHRVEPR